The Rhodocytophaga rosea genome has a segment encoding these proteins:
- a CDS encoding DUF4962 domain-containing protein, with translation MKTICQFLLLLLFLLSCTLSLNAQTLPQSTFTSLPSHPRILLLAGEEKSIQASIEADQSWKKVHQAILDECEKIIATEPVQRIQIGRRLLDKSRECLRRVFYLSYAYRLNKQAKYLKRAEKELLAVSAFSDWNPSHFLDVAEMTMAVAIGYDWMYDALPEESRNKIKEAILKKGIEPSLDTQYNSWLKATHNWNQVCNAGITYGALAIFEDQPQLAQQIITRSIESIVLPLKDYEPDGAYPEGYSYWGYGTSFQVLFNSAIEKLFGNIASVGNQPGFMKTAAYLLHMTGPTGSSFNYSDAGTETGLQPAMFWFAQKLKQPSLLWAEKEQLVNSRENIRTNNRLLPAMILWGHDVRLNKISAPTNKLWVGQGKNPVALMRTSWTDPNAIYVGFKAGSPSVNHGHMDVGSFVMDAVGERWAMDFGLQNYESLESKGISIWGREQGAQRWEVFRYNNFSHNTLTVNYSLQLVDGYATITTSSDKSSALYAITDLTSLYNNQLNSAKRGISIIDQQYIVVRDEIETADSSCFVRWTMLTSANARISGKDAIELSKNGKKLLLKVQSPAKVILKTWPTDPPKPYDAPNPGTMLVGFEVEIPKNSREAFTVLLIPQNNTKKISRETLPLENWRKAVVK, from the coding sequence ATGAAAACCATTTGCCAGTTCTTGCTCTTACTACTCTTCCTGCTATCCTGTACGCTTTCACTTAACGCACAAACCCTGCCGCAGTCAACATTTACCAGTTTACCCTCTCATCCCAGGATTTTACTTCTGGCAGGTGAAGAAAAGAGCATTCAGGCAAGTATAGAAGCAGACCAGAGCTGGAAAAAAGTGCATCAGGCTATTCTGGATGAATGCGAAAAGATCATAGCAACAGAACCGGTACAGAGAATCCAGATCGGCAGGCGCTTGCTGGATAAGTCCAGGGAATGTTTGAGAAGGGTATTTTATTTGTCATATGCCTACAGGTTGAATAAACAAGCGAAATACCTGAAGCGGGCAGAAAAAGAATTACTGGCGGTATCGGCATTCAGCGACTGGAATCCCTCCCACTTTCTGGATGTAGCCGAAATGACCATGGCCGTAGCAATTGGTTACGACTGGATGTATGATGCCTTGCCGGAAGAATCGAGAAACAAAATCAAAGAAGCCATCCTCAAAAAGGGCATTGAACCTTCCCTGGATACCCAATACAATAGCTGGCTAAAGGCTACCCATAACTGGAATCAGGTGTGTAATGCCGGTATCACCTACGGCGCTTTAGCTATTTTTGAAGACCAACCGCAGCTGGCGCAGCAAATCATTACCCGGAGTATTGAGAGCATAGTATTGCCCTTAAAAGACTATGAACCCGATGGTGCTTATCCGGAGGGATATAGTTACTGGGGCTATGGCACGAGTTTCCAGGTGCTATTTAACAGCGCTATCGAAAAACTTTTCGGGAATATTGCTAGTGTGGGCAACCAGCCGGGCTTTATGAAAACGGCTGCTTACCTGCTGCACATGACAGGCCCGACCGGAAGCAGTTTTAATTACTCAGATGCTGGTACTGAAACTGGCCTGCAGCCGGCTATGTTCTGGTTTGCCCAGAAATTAAAACAACCTTCCTTGTTGTGGGCAGAAAAAGAGCAATTAGTAAATAGCCGGGAGAATATCCGCACCAATAACCGACTGCTTCCAGCCATGATACTATGGGGTCATGATGTCCGCTTAAATAAAATTTCAGCACCAACAAATAAACTGTGGGTAGGACAAGGCAAAAACCCGGTTGCCCTTATGCGTACCTCCTGGACTGATCCCAATGCCATTTATGTAGGGTTCAAAGCTGGTTCTCCTTCCGTAAATCACGGGCATATGGATGTAGGTTCGTTTGTAATGGATGCCGTTGGCGAAAGATGGGCCATGGATTTTGGGTTACAAAATTATGAATCACTAGAATCGAAAGGTATTAGCATCTGGGGCAGAGAGCAGGGAGCACAACGATGGGAAGTATTCCGGTATAATAATTTTTCACATAATACATTAACAGTAAACTATTCTCTGCAACTGGTGGATGGTTACGCCACCATTACAACTTCCTCCGATAAATCATCTGCACTCTATGCCATAACAGACCTGACGAGCCTGTATAATAACCAGCTTAACAGCGCCAAAAGAGGTATTTCCATTATTGATCAGCAATATATAGTGGTGCGGGATGAAATTGAAACAGCTGATTCCTCCTGCTTCGTCCGATGGACTATGCTCACTTCGGCAAATGCCAGAATAAGCGGAAAAGATGCAATAGAACTCAGTAAAAATGGGAAAAAGCTGCTTTTGAAAGTGCAAAGTCCGGCCAAGGTTATCTTAAAAACCTGGCCTACCGATCCGCCAAAACCCTATGATGCCCCTAATCCTGGTACTATGCTGGTGGGTTTTGAAGTAGAAATTCCAAAAAACTCCAGAGAAGCGTTTACAGTATTGCTTATTCCGCAAAATAATACCAAAAAAATATCGAGAGAAACTTTGCCTTTAGAAAACTGGCGTAAAGCAGTAGTTAAATAA
- a CDS encoding sensor histidine kinase: protein MRTVYPLLHFAIKNKKQIAILSLATVALIIRLILFPEFGWQFQLLIFITSVISITIIWHALEYIDTVLNHRIPYEQGVFRRIIIQVAIGLVFLYLYMSMIFLLSTYVLQLRIDKIPRLLGYVIATLIILTINGGSIGAYFFKEWKKAILKSERLQRERTMVQFENLKNQLNPHFLFNSLTSLNSLIFENQQLASQFLQQLSKVYRYVLLHKEKELVNLETEIRFIENYVFLLETRFYGSLHVQIDIPAESRPKQIVPVTLQILIENAIKHNIVNEAYPLTIRIYTHAGYLCVENNLQKKSIIENSNKMGLENMKALYSFLSDQPMQISEDSNTFTVKIPLL, encoded by the coding sequence ATGAGAACCGTTTATCCATTGCTGCATTTTGCCATTAAGAACAAAAAACAGATAGCAATTTTATCCTTAGCTACGGTAGCACTTATCATCCGGTTGATCTTGTTTCCTGAATTCGGATGGCAGTTTCAACTGCTGATTTTTATTACTTCTGTTATTTCAATTACCATCATCTGGCATGCTCTTGAATATATTGATACTGTATTAAATCACCGCATACCCTATGAACAAGGGGTTTTCCGCAGGATCATCATCCAGGTAGCTATCGGCCTGGTGTTTTTGTACCTCTATATGTCTATGATCTTTTTGTTGTCAACCTATGTACTTCAACTAAGAATAGATAAAATTCCCAGGCTACTTGGGTATGTGATTGCAACACTGATTATTTTAACTATAAATGGCGGCTCAATTGGCGCTTATTTTTTTAAAGAATGGAAAAAAGCCATCTTGAAATCAGAGAGGCTGCAACGGGAAAGAACAATGGTACAATTTGAAAACCTAAAAAATCAGCTTAATCCCCATTTTCTGTTCAACAGCCTTACCTCCCTGAATAGCCTTATCTTCGAAAACCAGCAACTGGCATCGCAATTTTTACAACAGCTTTCTAAAGTATACCGCTATGTATTGCTGCATAAAGAAAAAGAACTGGTAAACCTGGAGACTGAAATCAGGTTCATTGAAAACTATGTCTTCCTGCTCGAAACCCGTTTCTACGGCAGTCTGCACGTACAAATTGATATTCCAGCCGAAAGCAGGCCTAAACAAATCGTACCAGTTACTTTACAGATACTGATCGAAAATGCCATTAAACACAATATCGTAAATGAGGCGTATCCGCTTACGATTCGCATCTATACCCATGCCGGTTACCTGTGTGTGGAGAATAATCTGCAAAAGAAAAGTATTATTGAAAACTCGAATAAAATGGGCCTGGAAAATATGAAAGCCCTGTATAGTTTTTTATCTGATCAGCCCATGCAAATCAGCGAAGATAGCAATACATTCACCGTGAAAAT